In the genome of Stomoxys calcitrans chromosome 4, idStoCalc2.1, whole genome shotgun sequence, the window AGCAAAGTGGACACTGAAAATGTTATTAGCATAGTGTATCAACCACAGTCAGTCTTTAAGGTTCGCCCGGTGACAAGATGTACAAGTTCAATGCCCGGTCATGCTGAAGCTGTCATCTCAATTAACTTCAGTCCTGATGGTACCCATTTGGCCAGTGGATCTGGGGATACGACAGTACGACTTTGGGACTTGAATACTGAGACACCACATTTCACATGTACGGGGCACAAGCAGTGGGTAATGTATTTAGCGTGGTCACCGGACGGAAATAAATTGGCAAGTGCTTGTAAAGCAGGAAACATTATTCTGTGGGACCCAGAAACTGGCAAACAGTTGGGACGCACCATGGTAGGTCATAAGAAATGGGTAAACTGCCTAAGTTGGGAGCCCTACCATAAAAATCCCGACTGTCGAAAAATTGCAAGCGCCAGTAGCGACGGAGATTGTAGAATATGGGATACAGTTTTGGGTCAATGCAGCATGGTGATATCTGGTTAGTAAATTAACTTTTACTTTTTGTACgtgttattatttttgtttaatatactTCCAGGACATACTGCGGCAGTAACGGCTGTGCGTTGGGGAGGAGCTGGTCTGATTTATACTTCATCGAAAGACAGAACCGTAAAAATTTGGCGTGCAAGCGATGGAGTACTGTGCCGCACTTTCACAGGTCATGCACATTGGGTTAACAACATAGCGCTTAATACAGATTATGTTCTTCGAACTGGGCCTTTTCATCCTGTAGCCGATCGTAGCAAAAAATATTGCGATTTAAAAAGTTGGTTTGTGTTTGTAGTTACAGCTTTTGTCATAGTCTAATGTATACTTTCAGAGGAGGCATTACAGGATATGGCTTTGCAACGTTACAAGAAAGTGTGTCCCGATGATATTGAGTCTTTGGTGTCCTGTTCTGACGATTTTACTTTGTATTTATGGGTTGGCAATCAAAATAAATGTATACAACGAATGACTGGACATCAAAATGTGGTGAATGATGTCAAGTATTCGCCAGATGTGAAACTGATAGCGTCGGCCTCATTTGACAAGTCAGTGCGCTTATGGCGAGCAAAAGATGGCCACTTTCTTTGTACTTTACGAGGACATGTTCAAGCAGTCTACACGCTAGCATGGTCCGCGGACTCTAGACTACTTCTCAGTGGGAGTAAGGATTCTACATTGAAAGGCAAGTAGCAAGTTCGTAAATAGGTGGGTgaacatttctataaaaaatttggtttcagTGTGGagtgtgcaaacaaaaaaattagcaCAAGAACTTCCTGGACATGCGGATGAAGTTTTCGCCGTAGATTGGGCCCCAGATGGATCAAAAGTGGCCTCTGGGGGTAAAGATAAAGTTGTAAAATTGTAAGTAGCCAGTGGCAATAGCTGACACGATTATTTctaattcatttaaaattttaattcacaGGTGGGCTTATTAATTACTTTAATTTTATGTAAATGCAACAGTTaccattatttttaaaaatagcgGAAATAACACATTTTATATAGACCACAATGTACATTAAATATCTATAGATCTTAAATCACGCAGTTGTTTCTCTTgcattttcttttcttcttcttcgttgCTAAAGTATTGTACTGGAACAGCAGATTCAGATTGCAGTGCCGATGTAGCTGCCACAAACCCAAAGGATATACTTTCGTCGACACTAAAACCTCGTAAAAGTCCTGTAATAAATCCGCCGGAAAAACCATCACCAGCTCCAGAAACATTACTGATGTTTGACACGGTAGGAGCCTTATAAAATCGCCTtctaaattcgatttttgaaggCGGAGCAGTGTAGGAGTGCGACTTGGTATTGAAAAATCTATGCGTAAAACTACTACCGCGCATATTGACCAGGACTCCGTGGGCACCCAACGTAACAACAAtgcaatcaaaatttttttctataagctTTAACAAATCCTTGCAGTCGTTTATTAAACGGGTTTGTCCGCCACCCATAGAATTGTTTGGATCCCACGATATCGTTTGATCGGTTAGTTTTTCGACAATAGCTTTAAGTTCATAGACATTAGGAGATATAAAACGTATTTGCTGCGAAATTTCTGGGCTCAGCTGAAACGGTTTTCCAGCTATTAACATATCGGTGGGTTCAAAAAAGACGGGTTTTTTATATTTCCTTGAAAGCTCCAGTACAGATTGCATAGCATCTAAAGACAAATTACCATCTATAACTACAAGAGGTGTTGTTATAAATTCTTGCTCATGCTTCTTTATCAACTGTGGTGATATAGACTTGTGAATTTCCATGTTAGCCAAACATAGTTTACAATTACCCGTTCTGTCGAAGAGAATGGAGCATATTGAGGTAGTATTTTCATTATCGATATGTATATTGGGTCTTAGGGACTTGGGCATTAATTCT includes:
- the LOC106093782 gene encoding protein Notchless, with protein sequence MSSKRVKLTEETEQTENDNVTETVQARFVSDTGEEAGPPIDLPAGVTVEQLGLICNALLKNEETTPYIFFVGDDEIKKTLDTTLDLSKVDTENVISIVYQPQSVFKVRPVTRCTSSMPGHAEAVISINFSPDGTHLASGSGDTTVRLWDLNTETPHFTCTGHKQWVMYLAWSPDGNKLASACKAGNIILWDPETGKQLGRTMVGHKKWVNCLSWEPYHKNPDCRKIASASSDGDCRIWDTVLGQCSMVISGHTAAVTAVRWGGAGLIYTSSKDRTVKIWRASDGVLCRTFTGHAHWVNNIALNTDYVLRTGPFHPVADRSKKYCDLKKEALQDMALQRYKKVCPDDIESLVSCSDDFTLYLWVGNQNKCIQRMTGHQNVVNDVKYSPDVKLIASASFDKSVRLWRAKDGHFLCTLRGHVQAVYTLAWSADSRLLLSGSKDSTLKVWSVQTKKLAQELPGHADEVFAVDWAPDGSKVASGGKDKVVKLWAY